In Thermobaculum terrenum ATCC BAA-798, one genomic interval encodes:
- a CDS encoding nucleotidyltransferase domain-containing protein, with amino-acid sequence MSKYPRQAPIDLMERDRVRGDVEALLLHACKGSEVRLRGSLAQGVADAYSDIDLLWVVPDERFDQCLAMLPSILWRVHPVESLRYDPDLQRSRKRRLVFVRFAGLPLFWRLDLEVRATSVAGDESYDLGNPEARGEDWDYVESALANAVAAIKAELRGRHSEAAHLLANGFQKVGLTPPQEADLGPALRTLLDHVERTSPRHTALTRAVRILAEDRCW; translated from the coding sequence ATGAGTAAATATCCTCGTCAGGCACCAATAGATCTTATGGAGCGTGACAGGGTACGGGGTGATGTCGAGGCATTGCTGCTGCATGCTTGCAAAGGCTCCGAAGTAAGACTACGTGGCTCTCTTGCCCAGGGCGTGGCCGATGCGTATAGCGACATAGACCTACTGTGGGTGGTGCCTGATGAAAGATTCGATCAATGCTTGGCTATGCTCCCATCTATCCTGTGGCGCGTTCATCCGGTCGAATCCCTGAGATATGATCCTGACTTGCAGCGCTCGCGCAAGCGCCGGTTAGTATTCGTTCGCTTTGCAGGCTTGCCGCTCTTCTGGAGGCTGGACCTCGAGGTGCGAGCGACCTCTGTTGCGGGCGATGAGAGTTACGACCTGGGAAACCCCGAGGCTAGGGGAGAAGACTGGGACTATGTCGAGAGTGCACTAGCCAACGCTGTGGCGGCTATAAAGGCAGAGCTGAGAGGTAGACATTCCGAGGCAGCCCATCTATTGGCCAATGGATTTCAGAAGGTGGGCCTGACCCCTCCCCAGGAGGCGGACTTGGGCCCTGCGCTGCGCACACTACTTGACCATGTGGAACGGACATCACCTAGGCACACGGCGCTTACGCGTGCCGTACGCATCCTGGCAGAGGATAGGTGCTGGTGA
- a CDS encoding helix-turn-helix domain-containing protein, which yields MESPEKDLLGVEEVAQYLGVRPVTIYRWCREGRLPCVKLGKVWRIRRSSLEEFIRGREQARTLTGFLNSFIRTPDRLVAVVGSQELMHRVDAAFFQVGEARGAFLAKFYVGEDINADQLRAAYTRFGLDVRRLEHEGRMIFVRELDPLHGRASTLKRVIDEKSELGMPIWGSFDWTEDVDLDTALRQQEDLSRSTGNRELVLKTAVLSEVVESWPARDRLRMEEAFDGVIWATDDHVHLTRIVPLPHE from the coding sequence ATGGAGAGTCCGGAGAAGGATCTGCTAGGGGTAGAAGAGGTGGCCCAGTACCTGGGGGTGCGCCCTGTGACCATCTACCGGTGGTGCAGGGAGGGGCGGCTGCCGTGCGTGAAGCTGGGGAAGGTGTGGCGCATACGCCGCTCCTCCCTCGAGGAGTTCATCCGCGGCAGGGAGCAGGCGCGCACGCTCACGGGATTCCTCAACTCCTTCATCCGCACCCCCGATAGGCTGGTCGCGGTGGTGGGCAGCCAGGAGCTGATGCACAGGGTCGACGCTGCCTTCTTCCAGGTGGGGGAGGCTCGGGGGGCGTTCCTAGCCAAGTTCTACGTAGGTGAGGACATCAACGCCGACCAGCTCCGTGCCGCCTATACGCGCTTCGGCCTGGACGTCCGTCGGCTCGAGCATGAGGGCAGGATGATCTTCGTGCGGGAGCTCGACCCGCTGCACGGACGGGCCAGCACGCTCAAGCGCGTGATAGACGAGAAGAGCGAGCTGGGCATGCCCATCTGGGGCAGCTTTGACTGGACGGAGGATGTGGACCTCGACACCGCCCTCAGGCAGCAGGAGGACCTGTCCAGGTCCACCGGCAACAGGGAGCTGGTGCTCAAGACCGCCGTGCTGTCGGAGGTGGTGGAGTCCTGGCCGGCTCGGGACAGGCTGCGCATGGAGGAGGCTTTCGACGGGGTGATATGGGCCACCGATGATCATGTCCACCTCACGCGCATAGTGCCCCTACCCCATGAGTAA